The following proteins are co-located in the Camelus bactrianus isolate YW-2024 breed Bactrian camel chromosome 30, ASM4877302v1, whole genome shotgun sequence genome:
- the LOC141575669 gene encoding olfactory receptor 4C3D-like, producing MDLLTLPKNVTEFVFLGLTQNPHLQKVLFIVFLFSFLFTLLANLFIVITISLSPTLSAPMYYFLTYLSILDASLTSVTTPKMLTDLLRRRKTISWGGCLAQLFVEHFLAASEGIILVAMAYDRYVAICKPLYYTTIMRQGLCQLLVVVTWIGGIVHATLQILFADDLTFCGPNVIDHFMCDFFSLLKLSCSDTYRLGVVVAVNSGGICLLILFMLLISYIVILSSLKSHGAEGRRKALSTCGSHLTVVVLYFVPCIFIYTRPVATYPADKLVSVFYSVLTPMLNPIIYTVRNTEVKNAMRSLLRRRVT from the coding sequence ATGGATCTCCTCACCCTTCCCAAGAATGTGACTGAATTTGTTTTCTTGGGACTCACGCAGAATCCACACCTGCAGAAAGTGCTCTTCATTGTCTTTTTGTTCAGTTTCCTATTCACCCTGCTGGCCAATCTGTTCATCGTCATTACCATCTCCCTCAGCCCCACACTTTCAGCTCCCATGTACTACTTTCTGACTTACTTGTCCATCTTAGATGCCTCCCTCACCTCTGTCACCACCCCCAAAATGCTCACTGACCTGCTGCGTCGGAGGAAAACCATCTCCTGGGGGGGCTGCCTGGCTCAGCTCTTTGTGGAACACTTCCTGGCTGCATCAGAGGGCATCATCCTTGTTGcaatggcctatgaccgctacgtggccatctgcaagcctctGTACTACACGACCATCATGCGACAGGGGCTCTGCCAGCTCCTTGTGGTCGTGACCTGGATTGGGGGCATCGTGCATGCTACTCTGCAGATTCTTTTTGCAGATGACTTGACCTTCTGTGGTCCCAATGTCATTGACCACTTCATGTGTGATTTCTTCTCACTATTGAAACTTTCCTGCAGTGACACCTACAGACTTGGAGTGGTGGTGGCAGTGAACAGTGGGGGCATATGCTTACTCATTTTATTCATGCTGCTCATCTCCTACATAGTCATCCTGAGCTCCCTGAAATCCCATGGCGCTGAAGGACGACGCAAAGCCCTCTCTACATGTGGCTCCCACCTTACAGTAGTGGTGCTCTATTTTGTGCCTTGTATTTTCATCTACACGCGTCCTGTGGCCACGTATCCTGCAGACAAGTTGGTGAGTGTGTTCTACTCAGTCCTCACTCCCATGTTAAATCCTATCATTTACACAGTGAGAAACACAGAGGTGAAAAACGCCATGAGGAGTTTGTTGAGGAGGAGAGTAACTTAG